A section of the Clostridium omnivorum genome encodes:
- a CDS encoding EAL domain-containing protein yields the protein MRKFLNTIFSFFKSIRSKIILSIALTSVIASLSVGLLSMKFSTATVNQEANQKLNYMAKSYANYFDKYFNDVTKIVDILQYDLLENIDESKINDDAYLEKLVKNIEPAVKSQAQNSLQGKTAYIYFNPELTGNVHDIYYADQDGDGKVERQGVLSKDFYNKNSSSSEDKAWWFIPVSTHKEYWTKPYNWRLDNGRVQEFVSYARPVYVKDKLLCVIGSDFTYENISEKVNDMKIYDSGYSFLLDDNYNIILHPNYKDYKNITDINEGQFKQYIAKLSGEDSSVFSYKSPDNHDKAAALAKMNNGWVIGIIADESEILSSILSLKKLLYFFILALSIFSIILSLHLGNAISNPIISISNIVRNIGDMNFSIKLPSKYLKRKDELGTLALSLKVMSEKIAEDVEEINHQNHILKYDTLTNAVNKDYFRQLVNQYIKDIENNVTRAAMVIININNFRVINESMGYETGNTLLYEVAQRLFSTISHPDLLSRTNGDEFTIFFKEIEDQYDLINRIDRIFSLFNTPFKIYHEEIFVSISAGISLYPADGTYHEELFKNASSAINHIKQSKKNGYEFYEKSINKITTEKYEIINSLRFALSRNEFELYYQPQIDIHKNKLIGVEALLRWNSPNGAIPPSKFIPLAEETNIIVPIGEWIINEACKMGVRLKNLGFPIAVGVNISAIQFKEAYLVEVIKKTLNETGLPPEALDIEITESILMDNNVTTCRILKELKEIGVGLSIDDFGTGYSSLAYLKNYVVDRLKIDRSFIKDIPEKDDGTIAKTIITLSKSLGIKVIAEGIEEKEQLDFLRRNGCDEIQGYYYCKPVPEDRLIDYIKEFK from the coding sequence ATGAGAAAGTTTCTTAATACAATATTTTCTTTTTTTAAAAGTATTAGAAGTAAAATAATTCTTTCCATAGCACTTACATCTGTAATTGCTTCCTTATCTGTTGGATTATTAAGCATGAAATTCAGCACAGCAACGGTAAACCAGGAAGCAAATCAAAAGCTTAATTATATGGCTAAATCTTATGCCAATTATTTTGACAAGTACTTCAATGACGTTACTAAAATAGTAGATATTTTGCAATATGACCTGCTAGAAAATATAGATGAATCTAAAATAAATGATGATGCGTACCTAGAAAAACTAGTAAAAAATATAGAACCAGCTGTAAAGAGCCAAGCTCAGAATTCCTTGCAAGGGAAAACGGCATATATTTATTTTAATCCTGAACTCACCGGCAATGTACACGATATATACTATGCTGACCAAGATGGCGATGGTAAAGTTGAGAGGCAAGGTGTTCTTTCAAAGGACTTTTATAACAAAAATTCAAGCAGCTCAGAGGATAAAGCCTGGTGGTTCATTCCAGTTTCTACTCATAAGGAATATTGGACAAAGCCTTACAACTGGAGGCTGGACAATGGACGAGTTCAAGAATTTGTATCCTATGCAAGGCCAGTCTATGTAAAGGATAAGCTTCTCTGTGTTATAGGCAGTGACTTTACCTATGAAAACATAAGTGAAAAAGTAAATGATATGAAAATATATGATTCCGGTTATTCGTTTCTTCTAGATGACAATTATAATATAATCTTACATCCTAATTATAAAGATTATAAAAATATTACAGATATTAACGAAGGACAATTTAAGCAATATATAGCTAAGTTAAGTGGAGAAGATTCCTCTGTATTCAGCTATAAATCGCCGGATAATCACGATAAGGCAGCTGCTTTAGCCAAGATGAATAATGGCTGGGTTATAGGTATTATTGCGGACGAAAGTGAAATACTCAGCAGTATACTTTCATTAAAAAAGCTACTTTACTTTTTTATACTTGCGCTATCTATATTTTCAATTATTTTATCCCTTCATTTAGGGAATGCCATATCAAACCCTATAATCTCTATTTCTAATATAGTAAGAAACATTGGAGATATGAACTTTAGCATTAAATTGCCTTCAAAGTACTTGAAAAGGAAGGATGAACTGGGAACACTAGCTTTATCCTTGAAAGTCATGAGTGAAAAAATAGCTGAAGATGTTGAAGAGATAAATCACCAAAATCATATACTCAAATATGATACTTTAACAAATGCGGTAAATAAGGACTATTTTAGGCAGCTTGTTAATCAATATATTAAAGATATTGAAAATAACGTGACAAGAGCAGCAATGGTGATAATTAACATTAATAACTTTAGAGTAATAAATGAGAGTATGGGCTACGAAACAGGAAATACTCTTCTTTATGAGGTTGCTCAAAGACTATTTTCAACTATTAGTCACCCGGATCTATTGTCAAGAACCAACGGAGATGAGTTCACTATATTCTTTAAGGAAATAGAGGATCAGTATGACTTAATCAATAGGATTGACAGGATTTTCTCCTTATTCAATACTCCCTTTAAAATATACCATGAAGAAATTTTTGTATCCATAAGTGCTGGAATAAGCCTTTATCCAGCAGATGGCACCTATCACGAGGAGCTGTTTAAAAATGCAAGTTCAGCTATAAATCATATAAAACAAAGCAAAAAGAATGGCTACGAGTTTTACGAAAAAAGTATTAATAAAATAACCACAGAAAAGTATGAAATCATAAATAGCTTGAGGTTTGCCTTAAGCAGAAATGAATTTGAACTATATTATCAACCTCAAATAGATATTCACAAAAATAAGCTTATAGGAGTTGAAGCACTACTTAGATGGAATAGTCCTAATGGTGCTATACCACCTAGTAAATTTATTCCTCTTGCAGAAGAAACCAATATCATTGTACCTATAGGTGAATGGATTATAAATGAAGCTTGTAAAATGGGAGTTAGGCTTAAGAATTTAGGCTTTCCAATTGCAGTTGGAGTTAATATTTCTGCTATACAATTTAAGGAAGCCTATCTTGTTGAGGTAATCAAAAAGACTCTCAATGAAACAGGGCTGCCACCTGAAGCTCTTGATATTGAAATTACAGAAAGTATTTTGATGGACAACAATGTTACAACCTGCCGAATTCTTAAGGAGCTTAAAGAAATTGGAGTAGGCTTATCTATTGATGATTTCGGAACCGGATATTCATCTTTAGCCTATCTTAAGAATTACGTTGTAGACAGACTAAAAATAGACAGATCCTTTATAAAGGATATACCTGAAAAAGATGACGGAACTATAGCGAAGACTATAATAACTCTTTCAAAGAGCCTAGGAATTAAAGTAATAGCAGAAGGAATAGAAGAAAAAGAACAGCTTGATTTTCTCAGAAGAAATGGCTGTGATGAAATTCAGGGGTACTATTATTGTAAACCAGTTCCAGAAGACAGACTTATTGATTATATAAAAGAGTTTAAATAA
- the serS gene encoding serine--tRNA ligase, producing MLDLKFLRENPEVVKQNIRNKFQDSKLGLVDEVIALDAELRNKKQEAETLRANRNKISKQIGGLMAQGKREEAEELKRQVTANSERLAELEVKEDELDKKVKNIMMVIPNIIDPSVPIGKDDSENVELERFGEPVVPDFEVPYHTEIMEKLNGIDLDSARKVAGNGFYYLMGNIARLHSAVISYARDFMIDRGFTYCIPPFMIRSEVVTGVMSFAEMDAMMYKIEGEDLYLIGTSEHSMIGKFIDTILPESTLPQTLTSYSPCFRKEKGAHGLEERGVYRIHQFEKQEMIVVCKPEDSMKWYNKMWKDTVDLFRSMDIPVRTIECCSGDLADLKVKSVDVEAWSPRQKKYFEVGSCSNLGDAQARRLKIRVDSENGKYFAHTLNNTVVAPPRMLIAFLENNLNEDGSINIPVALKPYMGGMTVIK from the coding sequence ATGTTAGATTTAAAATTCTTAAGAGAAAATCCTGAAGTTGTTAAGCAAAATATAAGGAATAAGTTTCAAGACAGTAAGCTAGGCCTCGTAGATGAGGTAATAGCTTTAGATGCTGAACTTAGAAATAAAAAACAAGAAGCTGAAACCTTAAGAGCAAACAGAAATAAGATTTCAAAGCAAATAGGGGGCCTCATGGCTCAAGGAAAAAGAGAAGAAGCTGAGGAACTAAAGAGACAGGTTACAGCAAATTCAGAACGATTAGCAGAGCTTGAAGTAAAAGAAGATGAACTAGATAAAAAAGTTAAAAACATTATGATGGTAATCCCAAATATAATTGATCCAAGTGTTCCTATTGGTAAGGATGATAGTGAAAATGTAGAATTAGAGCGCTTTGGTGAACCTGTAGTGCCTGATTTCGAAGTTCCATATCATACTGAAATTATGGAAAAGCTAAATGGTATTGATTTAGACAGTGCTAGAAAAGTTGCTGGTAATGGTTTTTATTATCTAATGGGAAATATAGCTAGACTTCATTCTGCTGTAATTTCTTATGCAAGAGACTTTATGATAGACAGAGGCTTTACATATTGTATTCCTCCTTTTATGATCAGAAGCGAAGTTGTTACTGGAGTTATGAGCTTTGCTGAAATGGATGCCATGATGTACAAAATCGAAGGCGAAGACTTATACCTAATAGGAACTAGTGAGCATTCCATGATTGGTAAATTTATAGATACCATATTACCAGAAAGCACACTTCCACAAACCTTGACCAGCTATTCTCCTTGCTTTAGAAAAGAAAAGGGTGCTCATGGCTTGGAGGAAAGAGGAGTTTACAGAATTCATCAATTTGAAAAGCAAGAAATGATAGTTGTATGTAAACCTGAAGATAGCATGAAATGGTACAACAAGATGTGGAAGGATACTGTAGATTTATTCCGTTCTATGGATATTCCTGTAAGAACCATAGAATGCTGTTCAGGGGACCTTGCAGACTTAAAGGTTAAATCTGTGGATGTAGAAGCTTGGTCTCCAAGACAAAAGAAATACTTTGAAGTTGGAAGCTGCTCCAATTTAGGTGATGCACAAGCACGCCGTCTAAAAATACGTGTAGACAGTGAAAATGGTAAATATTTTGCTCATACACTAAACAACACTGTAGTAGCTCCTCCAAGAATGCTAATAGCTTTCTTAGAGAACAACTTAAATGAAGATGGATCAATAAATATTCCAGTTGCATTAAAGCCATACATGGGCGGCATGACAGTAATTAAATAG
- a CDS encoding GNAT family N-acetyltransferase: MMNIEFKKPTENDAKKIATWKYDGIYSFYDNDKTEAKQQWVLNIHNEENTFVMYNENNELIGNCSFSYDDEEKEYMLGVQMRPDLTGKGMGTEVVKAILNFGRETYKFNELVLLVAKFNKRAIKIYERLGFKTIEEFMLHVNGEDKEFLAMKIAW, encoded by the coding sequence ATGATGAATATTGAATTTAAAAAGCCAACAGAAAATGATGCTAAGAAAATTGCTACATGGAAGTATGATGGTATATATTCCTTTTATGATAATGATAAAACAGAAGCTAAACAGCAGTGGGTACTAAATATACATAATGAAGAAAATACCTTTGTTATGTATAATGAGAATAATGAATTAATAGGAAACTGTTCCTTTAGCTATGATGATGAAGAAAAAGAATATATGCTTGGAGTACAGATGCGGCCAGATTTAACAGGCAAAGGTATGGGTACAGAAGTAGTAAAAGCTATATTGAACTTTGGCAGAGAAACCTATAAGTTTAACGAACTGGTTTTGCTTGTTGCAAAGTTTAATAAAAGAGCTATAAAAATATATGAAAGATTAGGCTTTAAAACTATTGAAGAATTTATGTTGCATGTAAACGGTGAAGATAAAGAGTTTTTGGCAATGAAGATTGCCTGGTAA
- a CDS encoding MFS transporter: MEHNVQLRKNINKNYVFVLLQNIDLTRGIWMIYLASKGMSLTQLGLLETIFHITSFTMEVPTGAVADIFGRKISRILGRIFSLVSVILLLAANSFLWFAISFVFTALSYNLESGAGDALVYDSLKEIGEEHSYMKISGRKEFFYQIASVISFFVGGYLATKSYNIAFVLTIVIASINIMQSFTFKEPSIGRIEAKGDNKNIFVKQLKASIKVIIDKPKIGFLIIFTEIVMAFCTCIFFYLQNYLKGDGYSEAVIGIIYAVSSLGSALVATQVHRIEKKIKEQGLLLLIPLVAVACIWGVALSSFHYIFFIVLMLMEGILYVSISDYINKMIPSENRATILSFSSMVFSFFMITLFPFIGMIGDRYSLSVAFKALGSLGSVLVIINSYTLLVKVNKKSAESTEKL, from the coding sequence ATGGAGCACAATGTGCAGCTTAGAAAAAATATTAATAAAAATTACGTATTTGTATTATTGCAAAATATAGATTTAACCCGTGGAATATGGATGATTTATTTAGCTAGTAAAGGCATGAGTCTTACTCAGCTTGGACTACTAGAAACTATATTTCATATAACTTCTTTTACTATGGAGGTACCTACTGGTGCCGTGGCAGATATATTTGGAAGAAAAATAAGCAGAATTTTAGGGAGGATATTCTCGTTAGTAAGTGTGATTTTATTACTGGCAGCAAACAGCTTCCTATGGTTTGCTATATCCTTTGTGTTTACTGCACTGTCCTATAACCTAGAATCAGGTGCTGGCGATGCATTAGTATACGATTCCTTGAAAGAGATAGGGGAAGAACACAGCTATATGAAGATATCAGGCAGAAAGGAATTCTTCTACCAGATAGCAAGTGTCATTTCCTTCTTTGTAGGTGGATATTTAGCAACAAAAAGCTATAATATAGCCTTTGTATTGACTATAGTTATAGCTTCAATAAATATTATGCAGTCTTTTACTTTTAAAGAGCCCAGTATTGGGAGAATAGAAGCAAAGGGAGATAATAAGAATATTTTTGTAAAACAGCTTAAGGCTAGTATTAAGGTAATTATAGATAAGCCTAAAATAGGATTTTTAATAATATTTACTGAAATAGTAATGGCCTTTTGTACCTGTATTTTCTTTTACTTGCAGAACTATCTAAAGGGAGACGGCTATAGCGAAGCTGTAATAGGAATTATTTATGCTGTATCTTCTCTTGGTTCCGCCTTAGTAGCAACGCAGGTTCATAGAATTGAGAAAAAAATAAAAGAACAGGGATTGCTTCTTTTGATACCACTAGTAGCAGTGGCTTGTATTTGGGGAGTAGCTTTAAGCAGCTTTCACTATATATTCTTTATAGTACTTATGCTTATGGAGGGAATCCTATATGTTTCTATAAGTGATTATATAAATAAAATGATTCCAAGTGAAAACAGGGCGACTATTCTTTCTTTTTCCAGTATGGTGTTTAGCTTTTTCATGATTACACTATTTCCTTTCATAGGTATGATAGGTGATAGATATTCACTAAGCGTGGCATTCAAAGCCTTAGGTTCACTAGGAAGTGTATTAGTAATTATAAATAGCTATACACTTTTAGTAAAAGTAAATAAGAAAAGTGCTGAAAGCACTGAGAAGCTTTAG
- a CDS encoding sensor histidine kinase yields the protein MRSNVVGRSLSAKLLFKVALSFFISLAALWVLSNVFITKYIVENRESLTVTIYNVLVAIIFALSIAIFTVTFLVLVNREIKYIKYIAHKVKWISSEELGSTLEVRGNDELAELCKNINSMSIELKNRFEKERELEKTKTELITNVSHDLRTPLTSIIGYLDILSSESVKSSEEQKEYLSSTYSLSIKLKKLIDELFEYTKLSNSDIELQLSDIDICALINQLLGEYIPIFEAKGLNIVSHMPKEELIVNADIEKIVRVFDNILSNAEKYSYKPSDIVIDVESLDGNAVITFSNIAENITKEDTDKMFERFYRIDKSRSSRVQGSGLGLAIAKKIVELHHGDIWAEKNENIISFKVKLKLKN from the coding sequence ATGAGAAGCAATGTAGTCGGAAGAAGCCTTAGTGCTAAGCTTTTATTCAAAGTAGCTTTGAGCTTTTTTATATCTTTAGCAGCATTATGGGTATTATCTAATGTTTTTATAACTAAATATATTGTAGAGAACAGAGAGAGCTTAACTGTAACCATATACAACGTTTTAGTAGCAATTATATTTGCATTAAGTATTGCAATATTCACCGTAACATTCTTAGTACTTGTGAATAGAGAGATAAAATATATTAAATATATTGCTCATAAGGTAAAATGGATTTCATCTGAAGAACTTGGATCAACACTGGAAGTACGAGGCAATGATGAGCTTGCAGAGCTTTGCAAAAATATAAATTCTATGTCAATAGAACTTAAAAATAGGTTTGAAAAGGAAAGGGAATTAGAAAAAACCAAAACTGAACTTATAACTAATGTGTCACACGATCTAAGGACACCACTTACATCTATTATAGGATATCTTGATATTCTATCAAGCGAATCAGTTAAGAGCAGTGAGGAACAAAAGGAGTATTTAAGCTCAACCTACAGTCTCTCCATAAAGTTAAAAAAGCTTATTGATGAGCTATTTGAATATACAAAGCTTTCTAATAGTGACATAGAATTGCAGCTTAGTGATATAGATATATGTGCGCTAATTAATCAGCTGCTTGGAGAATATATTCCTATATTTGAGGCGAAAGGATTAAATATTGTATCTCATATGCCTAAGGAAGAATTAATAGTAAATGCGGATATAGAGAAGATAGTAAGAGTTTTTGATAATATTCTAAGCAATGCGGAAAAATACAGCTATAAGCCATCAGATATAGTAATTGATGTAGAAAGCTTAGATGGAAATGCTGTAATAACCTTTTCTAATATAGCAGAAAATATAACCAAAGAAGATACAGATAAAATGTTCGAAAGGTTTTATAGAATTGATAAATCTCGTTCTAGTAGAGTGCAGGGCTCAGGCCTTGGGCTTGCTATTGCTAAAAAAATAGTTGAACTGCATCATGGAGATATATGGGCAGAGAAAAATGAGAATATCATCAGTTTTAAGGTAAAGCTAAAATTGAAAAATTAA
- a CDS encoding response regulator transcription factor, with protein MSNKILIVDDDAEIRKVTGIYLANEGYEILKAENGIEALKCIEDTEVDLILLDIMMPEMDGIEVCMKIREKQLVMPIIFLSAKSEELDKIQGLASGADDYITKPFNAMELIARVKSNLRRYTKYSAVQSVNKNIIEIGNLTINTDTREVLVGNKNVRLTPKEFDILELLARNKGVVFSIEKIYDRVWGEEYYKSDNTVMVHITKIREKIEADPKQPIYIKTIWGVGYKI; from the coding sequence ATGTCAAATAAGATACTAATAGTAGATGATGATGCTGAGATAAGAAAGGTTACAGGTATATATTTAGCTAATGAAGGCTACGAAATATTAAAGGCGGAAAATGGAATAGAGGCTCTTAAATGCATTGAAGACACTGAAGTTGACCTTATACTGTTAGATATTATGATGCCGGAAATGGATGGTATAGAGGTATGCATGAAGATTAGAGAAAAACAGCTTGTCATGCCAATTATATTTTTATCGGCAAAGTCTGAAGAACTGGATAAGATTCAAGGGTTAGCTTCAGGGGCAGATGATTATATAACAAAACCCTTTAATGCCATGGAGCTTATAGCTAGGGTGAAATCCAACTTAAGAAGGTACACAAAATATTCTGCAGTGCAAAGTGTAAACAAGAATATTATCGAAATTGGAAACTTAACTATAAACACTGATACTAGAGAAGTGCTGGTAGGAAATAAAAATGTAAGACTTACTCCTAAGGAGTTTGATATACTGGAGCTTTTGGCAAGAAACAAAGGTGTTGTTTTTAGTATAGAAAAGATCTATGACAGGGTATGGGGTGAGGAATATTATAAGTCAGATAATACTGTAATGGTTCATATAACAAAGATAAGAGAAAAAATAGAAGCCGATCCAAAGCAGCCTATATATATTAAAACTATATGGGGAGTTGGTTATAAGATATGA
- a CDS encoding class I SAM-dependent methyltransferase, translating into MKWINFLIEYIKSPRTIGAIAPSSEKLAKEMVKGIDFNSAECIVEYGPGTGVFTEELVNRKSKDTKLILLEYNQQFCEQLVKKYSGYDNVIIVNDSAEKIHKHLEKYGIERVDYIVSGLPFASLPKSISNNILNNTREILKRDGIFITFQYTLLKKEYIAGYFKSVSYGRVLLNLPPAYVLRCKNA; encoded by the coding sequence ATGAAATGGATTAATTTTTTAATAGAGTATATTAAATCACCTAGAACTATAGGAGCTATAGCGCCAAGTTCGGAAAAGCTTGCTAAGGAAATGGTTAAGGGCATAGATTTCAACAGTGCTGAATGTATTGTGGAATATGGTCCTGGTACGGGAGTTTTTACTGAGGAACTTGTTAATAGAAAAAGCAAGGATACGAAATTGATACTTTTAGAGTATAATCAGCAATTCTGCGAACAGTTGGTGAAAAAATATAGCGGTTATGATAATGTTATTATAGTAAATGATTCCGCAGAAAAAATACACAAGCATTTAGAAAAGTACGGCATTGAGAGAGTAGATTATATTGTTTCGGGATTGCCTTTTGCAAGCCTGCCCAAAAGCATTTCCAATAATATATTAAACAATACTAGAGAAATATTAAAAAGAGATGGGATATTTATTACATTCCAGTATACGCTATTGAAGAAGGAGTATATAGCAGGCTATTTTAAAAGTGTAAGCTATGGAAGAGTATTATTAAATCTTCCACCTGCTTATGTTTTGAGATGTAAAAATGCTTAA
- a CDS encoding TVP38/TMEM64 family protein translates to MRKLGKVLIIVVWAAIIYAFFKLNLLNGDMNKLSNFFKNHGEYKTLLFIALSTFRVLALIPSAVFMILGGIMFTPMQGLFLTLISVILSETIIFILSKVMLAAKVQQYLVNKYPKVYKLLLRNNTRILALGILCPLAPSDVACFLASSTGVRYGRFIVTVVIANIPMAILYSFLGDSVTSSLNNSLIIGSMVLAISCYSIYLWNREQKQYKIV, encoded by the coding sequence ATGAGAAAGCTTGGTAAAGTTTTAATTATAGTTGTTTGGGCAGCGATAATATATGCATTTTTTAAACTAAATCTTTTAAATGGGGATATGAATAAACTTAGTAACTTTTTTAAGAATCATGGTGAGTACAAGACCTTATTATTTATTGCTTTATCAACTTTTAGAGTTTTAGCATTGATACCAAGTGCAGTCTTTATGATTCTAGGAGGAATAATGTTTACTCCAATGCAGGGGCTCTTCCTTACCTTGATTTCAGTAATCCTTAGTGAAACTATAATATTCATACTATCAAAAGTAATGCTTGCAGCTAAGGTTCAACAGTATCTAGTAAATAAATATCCTAAGGTATACAAATTACTCCTTAGAAATAATACAAGAATATTGGCACTTGGAATTTTGTGTCCTTTGGCTCCTTCAGATGTAGCTTGCTTTTTAGCAAGTTCTACAGGCGTCAGGTATGGAAGGTTCATAGTGACAGTAGTTATTGCTAATATACCAATGGCTATTTTATACTCCTTTCTAGGAGATAGTGTTACATCTTCGTTAAATAATTCACTCATTATAGGAAGCATGGTTTTAGCTATTAGCTGTTACTCTATTTATCTATGGAATAGAGAACAAAAACAATATAAGATAGTTTAA
- a CDS encoding glutaredoxin, protein MKPILMSVREDSPYCKEAILWMEELKKENHKYLNLDINFVKDSMYSGVGEDAYEMSFVPTLYVGGTKVHQGTVTKDTIREVFDKALE, encoded by the coding sequence ATGAAACCTATACTAATGTCTGTAAGAGAAGATTCTCCTTACTGCAAAGAAGCTATCCTGTGGATGGAAGAGCTAAAAAAAGAAAACCATAAATACTTAAACCTTGATATTAACTTTGTTAAAGACAGCATGTATTCTGGAGTAGGTGAAGATGCCTATGAAATGTCTTTTGTCCCTACCCTCTATGTAGGTGGAACAAAAGTTCATCAAGGAACTGTTACAAAAGATACCATTAGAGAAGTGTTTGATAAAGCACTTGAATAA
- a CDS encoding VOC family protein, producing MIDKIGKITLYVNNQEEAKKFWTEKLGFVVKLEQPMGPNMKWVEVGPSESEFTSFVLYDKNLMMTQNPATNVGHPSILLSTTDVEKAYNEMKAKGVKVSDIMKMPYGKMFSFEDQDGNSFLLREDK from the coding sequence ATGATTGATAAAATAGGCAAAATAACACTTTATGTTAATAACCAAGAAGAAGCAAAAAAGTTCTGGACTGAAAAATTAGGTTTTGTAGTTAAATTAGAACAGCCAATGGGACCAAATATGAAATGGGTAGAAGTAGGTCCAAGCGAAAGTGAATTTACATCTTTTGTTTTATACGATAAGAATTTAATGATGACTCAGAATCCTGCAACTAATGTTGGTCATCCATCTATACTATTAAGCACTACTGATGTAGAAAAGGCCTATAACGAAATGAAGGCTAAGGGAGTTAAGGTTTCTGATATAATGAAAATGCCTTACGGAAAGATGTTTTCATTTGAAGACCAGGACGGAAATAGCTTTTTATTACGTGAAGATAAATAA
- the trhA gene encoding PAQR family membrane homeostasis protein TrhA, with amino-acid sequence MEENFYTKGEEIANAVTHGIGTALAIAALVLLIVFSAVKGTAWHVVSFTIFGSTLVILYLESTLYHSLTNKKAKRLFRKFDHMSIYLLIAGTYTPFCLTVLRGPLGWTIFGIVWGCAVIGIVIKAFLVGKKDRLSTVLYIVMGWLIIGTIRRLYLTMPFSGILFLVIGGVLYTVGAVIYSKDKIMFNHGIWHLFVIGGSVCHFFSVMSLLNVR; translated from the coding sequence ATGGAAGAAAATTTTTATACCAAGGGTGAGGAAATAGCAAATGCGGTAACCCATGGAATAGGAACAGCACTTGCAATAGCAGCACTAGTTCTACTAATAGTGTTTTCGGCAGTAAAGGGGACTGCATGGCATGTAGTAAGCTTTACTATTTTTGGTTCAACTCTAGTGATTTTGTATTTAGAGTCAACTTTATATCACAGCTTGACTAATAAAAAGGCAAAGAGACTATTTAGAAAATTTGACCACATGTCAATTTATCTATTGATTGCAGGAACTTATACACCCTTTTGCCTAACAGTACTTAGGGGGCCTTTAGGGTGGACTATATTCGGAATAGTGTGGGGCTGTGCTGTAATTGGAATTGTAATAAAAGCCTTTTTAGTAGGGAAAAAGGATAGACTGTCCACGGTGCTCTACATAGTAATGGGGTGGCTAATTATAGGAACAATAAGAAGACTGTACCTTACAATGCCATTTTCAGGAATATTGTTTTTGGTTATTGGAGGGGTGCTTTATACAGTGGGAGCAGTTATCTACTCTAAAGACAAAATTATGTTTAATCACGGCATTTGGCATCTATTCGTAATTGGAGGAAGTGTGTGCCACTTCTTTTCAGTAATGAGTTTATTGAATGTAAGATAA